Genomic window (Anaerohalosphaeraceae bacterium):
GGCCGCCAGGGCTGAAAGGGTCTCCAGCAGCGCCGGCGGCACATCCGGATACAACAGCCGCTCAACCCATACCAGCAGAAACGATTCAGGCGGTTCCGCAAACGGCCGGCCGCCGCGGCGCAGCTGATACTCCCATATCGTCAGCGGACAATACCGGCCCAGAATCGCAAGGACCCCTGTAAACAAAATCCCCGCCAGATGAACCGTGCGGAAAAGCCACCGTTCCAGAAACCGCCGGGCCCGAAGGGGCGGACGCCGGCAGACCATCACCGCAGCCGCCGCATCGATTGTCCGGACAATCCCCCAG
Coding sequences:
- a CDS encoding DUF2784 domain-containing protein, yielding MSSQLLADGLMVIHFLWVLFMVWGIVRTIDAAAAVMVCRRPPLRARRFLERWLFRTVHLAGILFTGVLAILGRYCPLTIWEYQLRRGGRPFAEPPESFLLVWVERLLYPDVPPALLETLSALAALFALAVYAVRPPAKVRQALSVLFRRLTNRQGSRARRP